One genomic window of Ruminococcus gauvreauii includes the following:
- a CDS encoding APC family permease — translation MNSQEKKLSCLETTGLAVGFTIGSGIITQTGIGIAMTGRSIVLAFLVSALLFLISFRPVFIMSTLLPRTSAAFSYSSELIHEDVGKFYAYIYFLGRMTIAIFGISFAQYLASLVPDLNHPTGLKLTALSVLTLFYIINLFGVKAAARFQNVLCVILIAGILCFVLCGLGKVNFREFFSGESLFTGGPGGFYSAVSLLYFAVGGSYIITDFAPKIRNASKIMVKVITGVTLCVCLLYMLMGIVASGVMPVSEVAGKPLTAAASVVLGSGGLYAFFIIGACLGALITTLNSSFIWYSNSLIEACEKGCFPRSWAKTNRFGAPYILMTIFYCFGAVPTVAGIDLTILSKMAVGLTILGTCIPMAGILRLPKKYPELWRTSRYAGKYPEWRLKLMVIITYLVLSTQVISLFASNPAWSNIIIIVYTAIVIAGIAAGRLYQRKSADYKSGFPNHKSTKEGNHYESKNTSKTSW, via the coding sequence ATGAATTCCCAGGAAAAAAAACTTTCCTGTCTTGAGACGACAGGTCTGGCCGTTGGTTTTACCATAGGCTCCGGTATCATCACTCAGACCGGCATCGGTATTGCCATGACGGGAAGAAGTATCGTGCTGGCGTTTCTTGTAAGCGCACTGTTATTTTTGATCTCATTTCGCCCGGTTTTCATTATGAGTACACTGCTGCCCCGCACAAGTGCTGCATTTTCTTATTCCAGTGAGCTTATTCATGAGGATGTGGGGAAATTTTACGCCTACATTTACTTTCTGGGCCGTATGACGATTGCCATCTTCGGAATCTCCTTCGCCCAATATCTGGCGAGCCTGGTCCCGGACCTGAATCATCCCACAGGTCTGAAGCTCACCGCCCTCTCTGTTCTGACACTGTTTTATATCATAAATCTGTTTGGTGTCAAAGCAGCCGCGCGGTTTCAGAATGTTCTATGCGTGATTCTGATTGCGGGAATTCTGTGTTTCGTTCTGTGCGGGCTGGGCAAGGTCAATTTTCGTGAGTTTTTTTCCGGCGAATCCTTATTTACCGGAGGCCCCGGCGGGTTCTACTCGGCGGTCTCACTTTTATACTTTGCGGTAGGCGGTTCTTACATCATCACGGACTTTGCACCGAAGATTAGAAATGCCTCAAAAATCATGGTGAAGGTCATCACCGGAGTGACACTTTGCGTCTGTCTCCTATATATGCTGATGGGTATTGTGGCAAGCGGAGTGATGCCTGTCTCAGAGGTGGCGGGAAAGCCCCTGACGGCCGCTGCATCCGTGGTACTCGGCAGCGGGGGGCTGTATGCATTTTTTATCATCGGTGCCTGCCTCGGAGCTTTGATCACAACACTGAATTCAAGTTTCATCTGGTATTCAAATTCCCTGATCGAGGCATGTGAAAAGGGATGTTTTCCCAGAAGCTGGGCAAAAACCAACCGTTTCGGCGCACCTTATATTCTGATGACTATCTTCTATTGCTTTGGCGCCGTTCCCACTGTCGCCGGAATAGATCTGACCATTCTGTCCAAGATGGCTGTCGGACTGACGATTCTGGGCACCTGCATTCCGATGGCGGGAATCCTGAGGCTGCCGAAAAAGTATCCTGAACTGTGGAGAACTTCCAGATACGCCGGAAAATACCCGGAATGGCGTCTGAAGCTCATGGTCATCATTACCTACCTGGTTCTTTCCACACAGGTTATCTCACTGTTCGCAAGCAACCCGGCATGGTCCAACATCATCATTATCGTGTATACGGCAATCGTCATCGCCGGAATTGCCGCAGGACGGCTGTATCAACGGAAATCCGCTGATTATAAATCAGGATTTCCGAACCACAAATCAACGAAAGAGGGGAATCACTATGAATCAAAAAACACATCAAAAACTTCCTGGTAA
- a CDS encoding PucR family transcriptional regulator: protein MKLNLWMIANRLSALEPELHISGNAPAVLSSARRAYATNCVHVYQKGTDTVCAAENDYLLFHDMNCEVVFEMVQCTFDFYREWQDSLEDASQKLDYRSIVDDSWPVFHNPVILLDGSYRVLFMSEQYGENEVNEDWKYLCRHGHSSVEAIQYLLAEGQKNNYYLSGDAQLYHFSGKIIDTDMLSAAIYSGNDCCGRINVIAKDREINSGDVICLNYIVRLLSYVLGRINQEHAFPATQNIFLKMMLQQETNPSELQNWMLYMKWNETDSFHIAVLSSPEETSSEKMMIIYRLLQSLFPDSVVTTCSKKIIVMYRTTPGRKNDIADALCDISQKYRINTGLSLPFTGTQKLHYYYGQAIAAIYYGSLLAPAETLHRFYNYALEHLIRTQSLDEAVCLCHPDVRKLWNPASEDGGEKIKTLFTYLNNDRSLQNTAGELYIHRNTLVYRIHRITESLTCNIDDIYSRDYIKMSIRVLRLYYLNGINSPFLP, encoded by the coding sequence ATGAAACTGAACCTCTGGATGATCGCCAACCGTCTGAGCGCATTGGAACCTGAACTTCATATTTCCGGAAATGCCCCTGCTGTCCTTTCCAGCGCACGACGTGCATACGCCACAAACTGCGTTCATGTCTATCAAAAAGGAACGGATACTGTCTGTGCCGCAGAAAATGATTATCTGCTGTTTCACGATATGAACTGCGAAGTTGTTTTCGAAATGGTCCAGTGTACGTTTGACTTTTACCGTGAATGGCAGGATTCCCTGGAAGATGCTTCTCAAAAACTGGATTACCGTTCGATCGTGGATGATAGCTGGCCTGTGTTCCACAACCCTGTCATTCTGCTGGACGGAAGTTACAGGGTGCTTTTCATGAGTGAGCAATACGGCGAAAATGAAGTGAATGAAGACTGGAAGTATCTCTGCCGACACGGCCACAGTTCTGTGGAAGCCATACAGTATCTGCTCGCAGAAGGCCAGAAGAATAATTATTACCTGAGCGGCGATGCGCAGCTATATCATTTTTCCGGCAAAATCATCGACACAGATATGTTGTCAGCCGCCATCTACAGCGGTAATGACTGCTGCGGCCGAATCAATGTCATCGCAAAAGACCGTGAGATCAACAGCGGTGATGTCATTTGCCTGAATTACATCGTCAGACTGCTCTCCTACGTACTTGGCCGCATCAATCAGGAACATGCCTTTCCGGCAACACAGAATATTTTTCTTAAAATGATGCTTCAGCAGGAGACCAATCCGTCTGAACTGCAAAACTGGATGCTCTATATGAAGTGGAACGAAACAGATTCATTTCATATCGCCGTCCTCTCATCCCCTGAAGAGACTTCATCCGAGAAGATGATGATCATCTACAGGCTTCTACAGTCACTTTTTCCCGACAGCGTAGTCACTACCTGCAGCAAGAAAATAATTGTCATGTACCGTACCACACCCGGAAGAAAAAACGACATTGCCGATGCACTGTGTGATATTTCACAGAAATACCGCATAAACACTGGTCTGAGCCTTCCATTTACCGGAACTCAAAAACTCCACTATTATTATGGCCAGGCCATTGCTGCCATCTACTATGGCAGTCTGCTGGCCCCTGCTGAAACACTGCATCGCTTTTATAACTACGCTCTGGAACATCTGATAAGGACCCAGTCACTGGATGAAGCAGTCTGCCTCTGTCATCCCGACGTCCGTAAACTCTGGAACCCTGCCTCGGAAGATGGGGGGGAAAAGATAAAGACCCTCTTCACCTATCTCAACAACGATCGCTCACTTCAGAATACAGCCGGCGAATTATATATACACCGCAACACACTAGTCTATCGTATACACAGAATAACGGAATCTCTGACCTGCAATATCGATGACATTTACTCCAGAGATTATATTAAAATGTCTATCCGCGTACTGCGGCTGTACTATCTCAACGGAATCAATTCTCCCTTTCTGCCATGA
- a CDS encoding TfoX/Sxy family protein, producing the protein MGELSKLPNIGKVVEEQLNQVGITTFEELKALGSQQAWLKIKAIDDSACIHRLYGIEGAIQGIKKTQLSEEKKKELKEFYNKFKG; encoded by the coding sequence ATGGGCGAACTGTCAAAACTGCCAAACATAGGAAAAGTAGTAGAAGAACAATTAAATCAGGTCGGAATCACCACTTTTGAAGAACTGAAAGCGCTTGGCAGTCAGCAGGCTTGGCTGAAGATCAAAGCAATCGATGATTCCGCATGCATCCACAGACTGTATGGGATCGAAGGTGCCATACAGGGGATAAAGAAAACACAGCTGTCGGAAGAGAAGAAAAAGGAGCTGAAGGAATTTTATAACAAGTTTAAAGGTTAA
- a CDS encoding ECF transporter S component: protein MNTKAKKITMIGMFCAIAYAVMVIGRFPVVLFLKYDPKDVIITIGGFIFGPMASLIISVIVAFLEMITVSETGPIGCIMNILSSCCFACTAAFIYKKKHTLKGAVTGLIAGCLLTTGIILLWNYLIAPLYMGYPREAVVKLLLPAFLPFNLLKGGLNTVITLLIYKPVVTALRKAGLLESSGAPAVRERHMGIVIVSAVLLITIVFLMLAMKGWV, encoded by the coding sequence ATGAATACAAAAGCTAAAAAAATCACCATGATCGGCATGTTCTGTGCAATCGCATACGCCGTCATGGTAATCGGGCGGTTTCCCGTCGTACTATTTCTGAAATATGACCCGAAAGACGTTATCATCACCATCGGCGGCTTTATCTTCGGCCCGATGGCATCCCTTATCATCTCCGTGATTGTCGCCTTCCTGGAAATGATCACCGTCAGTGAAACAGGTCCCATCGGCTGCATCATGAATATCCTGTCCAGCTGCTGTTTCGCATGTACCGCGGCATTTATTTACAAAAAGAAACATACATTAAAAGGCGCTGTCACGGGACTGATCGCAGGATGCCTTCTGACAACCGGGATCATCCTGCTCTGGAACTATCTGATTGCCCCCCTCTATATGGGCTATCCGAGAGAGGCAGTCGTCAAACTTCTCCTTCCGGCATTTCTGCCATTCAATCTGTTAAAGGGGGGGCTGAATACAGTCATCACACTGCTGATCTATAAACCGGTCGTAACAGCACTGCGCAAAGCCGGACTTCTGGAGTCCTCCGGTGCCCCTGCGGTACGTGAACGGCATATGGGGATCGTTATTGTCTCCGCGGTTCTGCTGATCACAATCGTCTTTCTTATGCTGGCAATGAAGGGATGGGTCTGA
- the recQ gene encoding DNA helicase RecQ, with product MTSEYTTDIALGRAKKVLKKYFGYEDFREGQEALVKAVISGRDVLGIMPTGAGKSLCFQIPALMMEGITLVVSPLISLMKDQVSALNQAGVHAAFLNSSLTPGQYRKALERAKAGCYEIVYVAPERLETESFLNFALAPQVKIPFVAVDEAHCVSQWGQDFRPSYLKVLDFLDRLPDRPVLGAYTATATQEVRNDILKILSLRDPMVMVTGFDRKNLFFSVRKPADKYSELLAELKRQETKTYKPSGIIYCLTRKTVEELCWKLREEGFSVTRYHAGLADEERRQNQEDFIYDRSSIMIATNAFGMGIDKSDVRYVIHYQMPKNMESYYQEAGRAGRDQEPSECILYYGAMDVQTNRYFIEHNEDNQELDEPARQRVQERDRERLKAMELYCFTSECLRKYILNYFGETGGENCGNCQNCLTNYDILDITREAQAVIRCIAGNRQHFGMMMVIDILRGAKNQKILSRHLDEHPEYGVLSDVSVLLLKQMIQELILKGYIKMSEEKYPVLQPVPSAQSCLSPGSCIEMRVAPAEKTAPKVSKKGKKAGAAAALAEKDVPLFEALRELRRQISQHEHVPPYMVFSDKTLVQMSILRPADKDEMLEVSGVGEFKFDKYGEQFLKLISSRESFTDTN from the coding sequence ATGACATCAGAATATACAACAGACATCGCTTTGGGACGGGCAAAAAAGGTACTGAAAAAATATTTCGGATATGAAGATTTCCGTGAGGGGCAGGAAGCACTGGTGAAAGCAGTGATAAGCGGACGGGATGTACTCGGGATCATGCCGACGGGGGCGGGAAAATCACTTTGCTTTCAGATCCCCGCACTTATGATGGAGGGGATTACACTGGTAGTCTCACCGCTGATCTCACTTATGAAAGATCAGGTGAGTGCGTTGAACCAGGCGGGTGTTCATGCCGCATTTTTAAACAGTTCTCTGACGCCGGGACAGTACAGAAAAGCACTTGAACGTGCCAAAGCCGGATGTTACGAGATCGTCTATGTGGCGCCGGAGCGGCTCGAGACTGAAAGCTTTCTGAATTTCGCGCTGGCACCCCAGGTTAAGATACCGTTTGTGGCGGTAGATGAAGCGCACTGCGTATCCCAGTGGGGTCAGGATTTTCGCCCAAGCTATCTCAAAGTATTGGACTTTCTGGACAGGCTGCCTGACCGTCCGGTACTGGGGGCATATACGGCTACTGCCACACAGGAGGTTCGGAACGACATCCTGAAGATTCTGAGTCTGAGAGATCCGATGGTTATGGTAACTGGTTTTGACAGAAAGAACCTGTTTTTTTCTGTCAGGAAGCCGGCGGATAAATACAGTGAGCTGCTAGCGGAACTGAAACGCCAGGAGACGAAGACGTATAAGCCCAGTGGAATCATCTATTGTCTGACAAGGAAGACAGTGGAGGAGCTGTGCTGGAAACTCAGGGAAGAAGGATTCTCGGTCACGCGTTACCATGCGGGCTTGGCTGATGAAGAGCGAAGACAGAATCAGGAAGATTTCATCTATGACCGCAGCAGCATTATGATCGCAACAAATGCATTTGGAATGGGGATTGATAAATCAGACGTGCGTTATGTGATTCATTATCAGATGCCTAAAAACATGGAGAGCTATTACCAGGAAGCGGGCCGCGCCGGCAGGGATCAGGAGCCGTCGGAGTGCATCCTCTATTACGGTGCGATGGATGTGCAGACGAACCGTTATTTCATCGAGCATAATGAAGACAACCAGGAACTTGATGAGCCGGCGAGACAGAGAGTGCAGGAAAGAGACAGGGAGCGGCTGAAGGCAATGGAACTGTACTGTTTTACAAGCGAATGCCTGCGCAAATATATACTGAATTATTTCGGGGAGACCGGCGGGGAGAACTGCGGCAACTGCCAGAACTGTCTGACGAACTATGATATCCTTGATATCACCAGGGAAGCACAGGCAGTGATCCGATGTATCGCGGGAAACCGCCAGCATTTTGGCATGATGATGGTCATCGATATCCTGCGGGGAGCTAAAAATCAGAAGATCCTGAGCCGCCATCTGGATGAGCATCCGGAATATGGGGTGCTGTCAGACGTTTCTGTTTTGTTGCTGAAACAGATGATACAGGAACTGATTCTGAAAGGATATATCAAAATGTCTGAAGAGAAATATCCGGTTCTGCAACCGGTTCCGTCAGCGCAGAGCTGTCTGTCCCCGGGATCATGCATAGAGATGCGGGTGGCACCGGCGGAAAAAACAGCGCCGAAGGTGTCAAAGAAGGGCAAAAAAGCAGGGGCGGCAGCAGCACTCGCTGAGAAGGATGTGCCTTTGTTTGAAGCCCTTCGAGAGCTAAGAAGACAGATTTCCCAGCACGAACACGTGCCGCCGTATATGGTTTTTTCAGATAAGACGCTGGTGCAGATGAGTATTTTACGACCGGCGGATAAAGATGAAATGCTGGAAGTCAGCGGAGTAGGTGAATTTAAGTTTGATAAGTACGGAGAACAGTTTTTGAAGCTGATTTCTTCCAGGGAATCATTTACGGATACCAACTGA
- a CDS encoding AraC family transcriptional regulator, producing the protein MEWISGLQKAIDYIEEHLTEDLDFAEIAAQAYSSNFHFQRVFSILCGFTLGEYIRCRRLTQAGSELASTDSRVIDTALKYGYDSPESFSRAFVKFHGIKPTQARLMKAELKSFSRLSIKLILEGGTKMDYRIEKRDAFSVVAKRKRFSGGSEITQQSIHKAWEECNTDGTIDKLCRYVKPDGVFGDAIVGICFDNPHEGDFDYAIGTACEESEVAEGLTIETIPANTWVVFKGQGRMPEAFQELYKQLYTEFFPTSNYQPSRGMCIEVYPSAEVHSEDFSFEIWFSVAPK; encoded by the coding sequence ATGGAATGGATTTCAGGGCTTCAAAAGGCGATCGATTACATTGAAGAGCACTTGACAGAAGATCTCGATTTTGCGGAAATTGCAGCGCAGGCGTATTCGTCAAATTTTCATTTTCAGCGGGTGTTTTCGATTCTCTGTGGGTTTACACTTGGAGAATACATTCGCTGCAGGCGGTTGACGCAGGCAGGCAGTGAACTTGCATCAACAGACAGCCGTGTGATTGACACGGCGCTGAAGTATGGGTATGACAGCCCGGAAAGCTTCAGCCGTGCTTTTGTGAAGTTCCACGGCATCAAACCCACTCAGGCTCGTTTAATGAAAGCAGAACTGAAGTCTTTCTCCCGTCTTTCTATAAAACTTATATTAGAAGGAGGAACAAAGATGGACTACAGGATTGAGAAAAGAGATGCGTTTTCAGTGGTGGCGAAAAGAAAAAGGTTTAGCGGAGGCAGTGAGATCACACAGCAGAGTATCCACAAGGCATGGGAAGAGTGCAACACAGACGGAACAATTGACAAGCTTTGCCGGTACGTAAAACCGGACGGTGTTTTTGGAGACGCGATTGTTGGAATCTGTTTCGATAATCCGCATGAGGGAGATTTCGACTATGCAATCGGTACTGCCTGTGAGGAGAGTGAAGTGGCAGAAGGACTGACCATAGAGACGATTCCGGCAAACACATGGGTTGTGTTTAAAGGACAAGGCAGGATGCCGGAAGCGTTCCAGGAACTCTATAAACAGCTTTACACGGAATTCTTTCCAACCAGTAATTATCAGCCGTCAAGAGGCATGTGTATCGAGGTGTATCCGAGTGCTGAAGTGCATTCTGAGGATTTCTCATTTGAAATCTGGTTCTCGGTTGCACCGAAATAA
- a CDS encoding uroporphyrinogen decarboxylase family protein — protein MKITERECHLLAFNHQETPWVPSPSTGQDTCIPTVIEEGARGYGITTDWFGVKYIYREDQPGPMPVETDPKIKDIECWREVVTFPDLDKYDWEGWAAKDTAGWDRENKLSNIILINGCFESLHMFCGFEEALVNIMTDEEASSDFMGAIADYKIALIERIAKYYKPDMLQFHDDYSTNTGLFMPIDKWQRIIKPHLQRVIDAVKGLGMIYQHHSCGKIHDLIPELVDMGIDALNPVQIQNNPLEIKQQFGDHLTVCGGFSNQAVLDNPSATAEQIKDSINETLNIMAPGGKWIALCGFLDRFPEREQIWLDCLDEYNRPLMEKAGVTPVKHTAASNNVYNLANNAQKQIS, from the coding sequence ATGAAAATCACAGAAAGAGAATGTCATTTACTCGCATTTAATCATCAGGAAACCCCGTGGGTACCATCGCCATCCACGGGACAGGACACCTGTATTCCGACCGTGATCGAAGAAGGCGCCCGTGGATACGGTATTACAACCGACTGGTTCGGGGTAAAATATATTTACCGCGAAGACCAGCCCGGCCCTATGCCCGTAGAGACAGACCCGAAAATCAAGGACATTGAGTGCTGGAGAGAGGTCGTTACGTTTCCAGATCTTGATAAGTATGACTGGGAAGGCTGGGCCGCCAAAGACACCGCAGGCTGGGACCGTGAAAACAAACTCTCCAATATTATTCTGATCAACGGATGCTTCGAGAGCCTGCACATGTTCTGCGGATTCGAGGAGGCCCTTGTCAATATCATGACGGATGAGGAAGCCAGTTCTGATTTTATGGGTGCAATAGCCGATTATAAGATTGCACTCATCGAGCGCATTGCAAAATACTATAAGCCTGATATGCTGCAGTTCCATGATGATTATTCCACCAACACCGGCCTGTTTATGCCGATCGATAAATGGCAGCGCATCATCAAGCCTCATCTGCAGCGCGTCATAGACGCAGTCAAAGGACTTGGAATGATCTATCAGCATCACTCCTGCGGTAAAATCCATGATCTCATTCCGGAGCTCGTTGATATGGGAATTGATGCCCTCAATCCGGTACAGATTCAGAACAACCCTCTTGAGATCAAGCAGCAGTTCGGAGACCATCTGACGGTATGCGGCGGTTTCAGCAACCAGGCAGTTCTGGATAACCCCTCCGCCACGGCAGAGCAGATCAAAGATTCCATCAACGAGACCCTGAACATTATGGCACCGGGCGGCAAATGGATCGCACTCTGTGGTTTCCTGGACCGTTTCCCGGAGCGTGAGCAAATCTGGCTGGACTGCCTGGATGAATACAATCGTCCCCTGATGGAAAAAGCCGGCGTAACCCCTGTCAAACATACCGCAGCCAGCAACAACGTATATAATCTGGCAAATAATGCCCAAAAACAGATCTCATGA
- a CDS encoding MFS transporter: protein MSEKKLSRTVLNLSGIGDFGFTLFVNVELYYWAAFLTDCAKFSIGTATFILTLTSVIDCIWVPLTGWLIERSSFKWGKYRSWLVIGPPVMIFTYALEFSKIGSSEALAAGIVIAAFSIKTLAQDLAYSASVSLVSDLSNDQNERMVLASRRGQFLSLGNIVFSIIALPLITWLTALGGNEILGYSLTAILFGIINFLCYFLAFTVTKGHSVSGSGGSENDGADIARQKLPLSQMLAAVFHNPPLLVLIVADSFRYLAYFLMSAAAYYYFVVVLQNLAAMTTYLVITRIIGFIGSMFANTAAKKFGKKPAYLGSLCIMTLSLVLCFFFGRQVAGFITFHIFVNFFMQITMSTLTAILADTVIYYEWKSSVDARGFIMSMLNVPIKVGAVLRSTVLGAGLAVAGYVANTAPTASQISGISMLMNLYPAVFLLLTILIFGLGYRLNEQKVAQMTKEITARKSV from the coding sequence ATGAGCGAAAAAAAATTGAGCCGGACAGTCCTTAACCTGAGCGGAATCGGGGACTTTGGCTTTACACTGTTTGTAAATGTGGAACTGTATTACTGGGCGGCCTTTCTCACGGACTGCGCAAAATTCTCGATCGGCACAGCTACTTTTATCCTTACCCTGACTTCCGTCATAGACTGTATCTGGGTACCGCTGACAGGCTGGCTCATCGAACGCAGCAGCTTTAAATGGGGCAAATACCGGTCATGGCTCGTGATCGGACCTCCGGTCATGATTTTCACCTATGCTCTGGAGTTTTCAAAGATAGGTTCTTCCGAAGCCCTGGCTGCGGGTATCGTAATCGCTGCATTTTCTATCAAGACCCTTGCACAGGATCTTGCATACTCCGCCTCAGTGAGCCTTGTGAGCGACCTGTCCAATGACCAGAATGAGCGAATGGTCCTTGCCTCAAGAAGAGGGCAGTTTCTGTCTCTTGGCAATATCGTATTTTCTATCATCGCACTGCCGCTAATTACCTGGCTGACTGCACTTGGTGGCAATGAGATCCTGGGATATTCTCTGACAGCCATCCTGTTCGGAATCATAAACTTTCTGTGCTATTTCCTTGCCTTCACCGTTACAAAAGGACACTCCGTATCCGGCAGCGGCGGCTCTGAAAATGATGGTGCAGACATAGCACGGCAAAAACTTCCGCTCTCACAAATGCTTGCGGCTGTCTTTCACAATCCGCCTCTTCTGGTACTGATCGTGGCTGATTCATTCCGCTATCTCGCTTATTTTCTTATGTCCGCAGCAGCCTACTATTATTTTGTTGTGGTGCTTCAGAATCTGGCAGCTATGACAACATACCTTGTAATCACGCGTATCATCGGGTTCATCGGATCCATGTTTGCCAACACAGCGGCTAAAAAGTTTGGCAAGAAACCAGCTTATCTCGGTTCCCTGTGCATTATGACTTTGTCTCTGGTACTCTGTTTCTTTTTCGGCAGACAAGTGGCAGGCTTTATAACCTTCCATATTTTTGTAAACTTCTTCATGCAGATTACGATGTCGACACTGACAGCTATCCTGGCGGATACGGTTATCTACTATGAGTGGAAAAGCAGCGTGGACGCCCGAGGATTCATCATGAGTATGCTGAATGTCCCAATCAAGGTGGGGGCGGTGCTCCGCAGTACCGTACTGGGTGCTGGACTTGCCGTTGCCGGCTACGTGGCCAACACTGCTCCAACCGCGTCACAGATCAGCGGTATTTCCATGCTCATGAATCTGTACCCCGCTGTTTTTCTTCTTTTAACAATCCTGATCTTCGGTCTCGGATACCGACTGAATGAACAGAAGGTAGCGCAAATGACAAAAGAGATCACCGCCCGCAAATCAGTCTGA
- a CDS encoding MFS transporter, which produces MNQKTHQKLPGKLVNAFIVPNIGLNLFIYLELFYMSYFLTDICGFSLSVVTFILTSTAAVDLVWVFVTGIMLEKCEFKKLGKYRAWYVICTPIILVFFTLMFFDMGDSMGAAAIVIIAFCIKTLFQDVVSAAVTGHISQITDDSDTRTLLSARRNQGAVIGQLLFSLLGIPCITLFGKLFGNTAAGYTGAAFFFCLVNAITHYIMFVLTKDAPIAATEQISQGSKLSIGEMFRILFTNRPLLVVSFGDLLRYTAVFLVSSTAAYFFENVLKDSGSMSVYMTIQTVTGVVGAIVVNQVSRRLGKKTTYCLCNLIYGAILVAMFFVADEGRTTLFIVCMAVAFFFGSMIGTVVTAMTTDTVIYTMWKDGKNARGFIMSMLNIPIKFGSMIKSVILPVGLSAIGYTAGQAASASVTRGISGIMCLASGICVILSCLIIFFGYNLTEKKVAELTAIVEKRRTPK; this is translated from the coding sequence ATGAATCAAAAAACACATCAAAAACTTCCTGGTAAGCTTGTCAATGCATTTATCGTACCAAACATCGGCCTGAACCTGTTCATTTACCTGGAACTGTTCTATATGTCCTATTTCCTGACCGATATCTGTGGCTTTTCACTCAGTGTCGTCACTTTCATTCTCACCAGCACTGCCGCTGTGGATCTTGTCTGGGTGTTTGTGACCGGTATCATGCTGGAAAAATGTGAATTCAAAAAACTGGGTAAATACAGGGCATGGTATGTCATCTGTACACCGATCATCCTCGTATTCTTTACATTAATGTTTTTTGATATGGGTGATTCCATGGGGGCTGCGGCAATCGTCATCATCGCTTTCTGTATCAAGACATTATTTCAGGACGTTGTCAGTGCCGCTGTAACCGGGCATATTTCCCAGATCACCGACGATTCTGATACAAGAACACTGTTAAGCGCCAGAAGAAATCAAGGCGCAGTCATCGGACAGCTGCTGTTCTCCCTGCTTGGAATTCCGTGTATCACACTGTTCGGTAAACTCTTTGGTAACACCGCAGCAGGATATACGGGAGCAGCATTCTTCTTCTGTCTGGTCAATGCCATCACTCATTACATCATGTTTGTGCTGACAAAAGATGCCCCCATCGCGGCAACCGAACAGATTTCACAGGGCAGTAAGCTCTCTATCGGAGAAATGTTCCGTATTCTGTTTACGAACCGGCCGCTTCTGGTCGTTTCTTTCGGAGACCTGCTTCGCTATACGGCTGTCTTCCTGGTAAGCTCAACCGCTGCATACTTCTTTGAGAATGTATTAAAAGACTCCGGGTCCATGTCAGTCTACATGACGATCCAGACAGTGACCGGAGTCGTTGGGGCAATTGTTGTCAATCAGGTTTCCAGACGTCTCGGAAAAAAGACAACGTACTGTCTGTGCAATCTCATTTACGGGGCAATCTTAGTCGCCATGTTTTTTGTCGCAGATGAAGGCAGAACAACACTGTTCATCGTCTGTATGGCCGTCGCCTTTTTCTTCGGAAGCATGATCGGAACTGTCGTAACCGCAATGACCACTGATACGGTTATCTACACCATGTGGAAAGACGGTAAAAATGCGCGCGGCTTTATCATGAGTATGTTGAATATCCCGATCAAGTTCGGCTCTATGATCAAGAGTGTCATCCTCCCGGTTGGTCTGTCCGCCATCGGCTATACAGCCGGACAGGCGGCAAGTGCATCCGTGACCAGGGGTATCTCTGGCATTATGTGTCTTGCATCCGGCATCTGCGTGATACTTTCCTGTCTGATCATATTCTTCGGATATAATCTTACTGAGAAAAAGGTAGCAGAGCTGACAGCCATTGTTGAAAAACGCAGGACACCAAAATGA
- a CDS encoding BlaI/MecI/CopY family transcriptional regulator: protein MPKIKLTRRELEVMHVLWSTDKALTATEIPSINPELKPNTVQAVLKRLLENSYIRIADIVYHRTVLTRAYRPVLTHEDYMHSQIEGTSLTPGRLLTDLIRKEQDIDALDELLRLVQEQRKNLRRP from the coding sequence ATGCCAAAAATCAAATTAACCCGCCGAGAATTAGAAGTTATGCACGTCCTGTGGAGCACCGACAAAGCGCTCACCGCGACCGAGATACCCTCCATCAATCCGGAGTTAAAGCCCAATACCGTTCAGGCAGTATTAAAAAGGCTCCTCGAGAATTCTTATATCCGGATAGCAGATATCGTGTACCATAGAACCGTACTGACACGTGCCTACCGGCCAGTATTGACTCATGAAGATTATATGCATTCACAGATTGAAGGTACATCACTTACCCCCGGCCGCCTTTTAACTGATCTGATCAGAAAGGAGCAGGATATTGATGCACTGGATGAATTGCTGCGGCTGGTTCAGGAGCAGCGGAAAAACCTGCGCCGGCCCTGA